The Candidatus Baltobacteraceae bacterium region GGTCGGAACGAGCACGTGCACCGTTACGTGATGATCGCCGCGCTGCGTTCCGCGAACGCTGGGCATGCCGCGACCTCGCAGACGCATCGTCGTTCCGCTTTGCGTGCCGGGTGCAAGCGTCACGGCGACCTCGCCTTCGAGCGACGGCACCGACAACGCCGCCCCGAGTGCCGCCTGCGTGAAACTGACCGGAACGTCGACGAACGTATCGAGACCCTCGCGGCGGAACATGGCGTGCGGCTTCACCGTCAGGTAGACGTAGAGATCGCCGGGCGGACCGTTGCGGATGCCCGCTTCGCCGTTCCCGGCGATGCGAATGCGCGAGCCGTCGTCGACGCCGGCCGGTACCTTTACGGTGAGGCGGCGCTCGATCTCGCGCCGGCCGCGGCCAGCGCACGTTTGACACGGCTGTTCGATGACGTGTCCTTCGCCCGCGCACTTCGTGCAGGGCGCTTGCGTGACGATCTGACCCAACGGCGTCTGGCGCGCCGTGCGCATGACGCCGCTGCCGCCGCAGCGGTCGCATGGCGTCGCGAGCGTTCCCGGTTGCGCGCCGCTGCCGCGGCACGAATCGCACTGGGCGAGGTGATTGAACGAAATCTCTTTGGTGATTCCGGAAAACGCCTCTTCGATCGTGATCTCGAGATCGTATCGCAGGTCCGATCCGCGCTGCGGTCCGGCGGTGCGAGCCGGACCCGCGGTGCGCACGTTCCCGAAAAACATGTCGAAGATGTCGCCGAACGAACCCGGACCGAATCCCCCAAAGTCTGCGGGGCCGGCACCCGCGCCATTGACGGTGCCAAACCGATCGTACTGCGCGCGCTTATTGGGATCCGACAACACTTCGTATGCTTCGTTGATTTCTTTGAAGCGATGTTCGGCCTCCGACTTGTCGTGCGACACGTCGGGATGGTGCTTGCGTGCGAGCGCGCGATACGCTCGTTTGATCTCGTCCGCTGACGCGTCTCGTGCGACGCCGAGGAC contains the following coding sequences:
- the dnaJ gene encoding molecular chaperone DnaJ, with the translated sequence MPTKDYYDVLGVARDASADEIKRAYRALARKHHPDVSHDKSEAEHRFKEINEAYEVLSDPNKRAQYDRFGTVNGAGAGPADFGGFGPGSFGDIFDMFFGNVRTAGPARTAGPQRGSDLRYDLEITIEEAFSGITKEISFNHLAQCDSCRGSGAQPGTLATPCDRCGGSGVMRTARQTPLGQIVTQAPCTKCAGEGHVIEQPCQTCAGRGRREIERRLTVKVPAGVDDGSRIRIAGNGEAGIRNGPPGDLYVYLTVKPHAMFRREGLDTFVDVPVSFTQAALGAALSVPSLEGEVAVTLAPGTQSGTTMRLRGRGMPSVRGTQRGDHHVTVHVLVPTKLNKRQRELLEEYASAGGDAIDERSFFERVKDAFRPE